The following proteins come from a genomic window of Rutidosis leptorrhynchoides isolate AG116_Rl617_1_P2 chromosome 10, CSIRO_AGI_Rlap_v1, whole genome shotgun sequence:
- the LOC139870332 gene encoding uncharacterized protein yields MHPYEMLYGRHCRTSTCWLKAGKKQFAGPKIIQLTAEKVAIAREKLKAARDRQKMYADPRRGLVTFSVGDRVYINVSPWKGVIRFGKRGKLSPRFIGPFPIIEILNDQTVVLDLLPELADILNTFNVCYL; encoded by the coding sequence ATGCAtccttatgaaatgttgtacggtcgtcattGCAGAACTTCGACTTGTTGGTTAAAAGCCGggaagaaacaatttgcaggtcctaaAATTATTCAATTGACTGCCGAAAAAGTTGCTATTGCGCGAGAAAAATTAAAAGCCGCTAGagacaggcagaaaatgtatgctgatccacgtagaGGTCTGGTAACATTTAGTGTGGGTGATCGTGTGTATATAAacgtttcaccatggaaaggggttatcagatttggtaaacgcggTAAGCTTTCACcaaggtttattgggccgtttccgATCATTgagattttgaatgatcaaacagTGGTTTTGGATCTTCTGCCAGAATTAGCCGATATTCTTAATACTTTTAATGTGTGTTATCTATGA
- the LOC139870333 gene encoding uncharacterized protein: MAKWATELGEHEISFSPRSVVKRQVLADYLAETVGDIKVLHESKEIPPSLEQLWEMHTDGACGPEGTGAGIVLKSPEGEEYTFAMRFSFPVTNNEAEYEALLSRMRVAKFLEVKELSVYVDSQLVANQFNGIFEEHDESMQKYLKLVQELAVDFDLFQITQVSRTLNKKADTLSKLAALTFSHFKKEIWVEEVKVKSIKEDSVFVAV, encoded by the coding sequence atggccaaatgggctaCTGAATTGGGAGAGCATGAGATAAGCTTCTCACCAAGAAGTGTGGTAAAAAGAcaagtcctagcagattatctggctgaaacagTCGGAGATATCAAAGTCTTgcatgaatcaaaagaaataccacctTCGCTCGAACAATTGTGGGAGATGCACACAGATGGGGCTTGTGGCCCAGAAGGCACAGGGGCAGGCATAGTCCTAAAAAGTCCAGAGGGAGAAGAATATACCTTTGCGATGCGATTTAGCTTCCCCGTGACAAACAATGAAGCTGAGTATGAAGCATTGTTATCTCGAATGCGGGTAGCAAAATTTCTGGAGGTAAAAGAACTGTCAGTATATGTTGATTCGCAGTTAGTTGCAAACCAATTCAACGGAATATTTGAGGAACATGATGAATCAATGCAAAAATATCTAAAACTTGTGCAAGAACTGGCGGTAGACTTTGACTTATTCCAGATAACTCAGGTTTCAAGAACGTTGAACAAAAAAGCGGACACACTCAGTAAGTTAGCTGCCTTAACATTCAgccattttaagaaagaaatttgggtTGAGGAAGTTAAGGTAAAATCTATTAAGGAAGACAGTGTATTCGTCGCAGTTTAA